In the genome of Pseudomonadota bacterium, the window CGTCGATGAGCTGCGGTGCGTTCGCCAGGCCGTGGGTGTCCAGCTGCTTCTTGAGCACGGGGAGCAAGACCGCTTGCGCGGTCTCGCCAGGCGCTGCCGCGCGAAGAGCGTGGAGCACCGGCGTCACGACGTCTGCGTTGCGCCCGTCTCCCTGCAGGCCGATGAGCGCCTCGCGAATGGCGCGTCGTGCCGTTGGGGTCGGGCCGCTGAGGATCTCGGCGAGGGCCTGCTCTGCATTGGCGTAGACGGCGTAGCGGTCGCGCAACGCGGGGTCGCTCTCTCGAAGTGCGCTCAGATGATCAACGGTCTCTTCGAGAGGAACGCCGCTGCGGTTCGACGCCGCGATGCTGCAGGTCATGCTCGCGGTCGCCACGCCAGGTCTGCGGGTGATGTCGAGAAAGCGCTCGAATGCGGCGAAGCGAGCACGCGCATCAGGTGCGCCGCAGGCCTGCAGCGCCGAGACAATCGCGCCGTCGCCCGATTCGCTCAGGGACTCGAGCCGGCTCGACAAGGCGTTTCGGATCTGCGCCTTCTGCGGTTCATCACACCCCAGCCGGGCGATGGCGCTCTCGAGCTCCAGCGCTCGACCGACGTTGCGTTTCCCTCCCTGGAGGGAGAGGAGCTGCTCCAATCGCGCGGATGCGTTGGTCGGGTCTGTCGGTGCGCCCGTGGATGGCAGGCCGTGCAGGATGTAGTCGAGGGCTGCGCTGGGGTCTGCGAACTGCGCGTATCGGTCGGTTCTGGCCGGATCGCGCTCGCGCAGCGTCTTCAGGTAGCCCACAGCGTCTTCGCGGGGGCACCCGTTCGACGGGCGGCTGGCGAGCACGAGGTCGAACGTTGCGAGGTGCAGGCGCCCTGACGTGGCCACCAGCGTCTCAAGGTCGGCCGCGCGGCCGGCAACCTCACCGGGGACATCGATGGCGGCGATGGCGCGCATCAAGTCTTCCGCGTTGATTGTATGGTTCTCGAGGGCCAGATGTCGACGGCAGAGATCGCGGATCAAGGCGCGCTCGGGGCCTTGCGATCTCGTCTCGGTCAGCGCCCGGGCAAGTTCAATGGCGCTCTTGATATAGATGGGGCCGGCGGCCGCGGCGAGATCGCGGGCGCGTTCGTCCTGCTCGGTGGTGTCGGGTGCGTCGAGCAGCAGGGCTACCGCAGCCTGGAAGTCCGTTTCGTTGTACCTGCGCCACCCCCCGATGGGCTGGTCGATGACGTGCGCCTTCTCGGTTGCGATATAGACCTGGTCGACAGAGATGCCGCGCGTACTCGATGCCGACAGCGCGATGCGCAGATCGCGTTGGGCGGCGACGATGTCACGGCGGTCGCACTGCTCAGCGAAGCGCTCGAAGAGCCGCCCGGCCTCGGGCGCTGTCGAGAGGGTGGTGAGAACCTGGAGCACCGTCTCGCTCTGCCCACGCTTCAGTACCTGTGGATAGGCCGCCACGATGCGCGCCTTCTGCTCAGCCGAACAGCCCAGCTTCTCGATCTCGGCAAGGTGGCGGCGCGCGTCATCGGCATTCTGATGGAGCGCTGTCCAGAGGGGAAGCGGCATGTCTGGCGGGCAGGCCTCGGCGACATAGGAATATCCGATGCGGTTCGAGAGCAGGGGGACGCGGGCAAGCGCGCAGGTCAGGGCGTCGGTGAGGCGCTCGGGACGCACGCGCCCTGCAAGCGTCTGCTGCGCCGACAGCAACTCGAGCGGCGGGCTCGAAAGATCTGCTCGATCGCCGACGAGAGTTGGGCGCGTGTCTCCAGGAACTCGGGAAGGCTTCGCCGCATCGGGCCGTGCGCTGAGGCCTCGCGTGGATTGGGGGGGCATGCCATCGATTCGTGCCATCATGCGCGGAGCATAGGCCCACACGCTGGAATAACGCTGAAATGGCAGGCGCGTGACGCGCATTTTCTGCAAACCTCTGCTCGGGCTGCTGGTTCACGCCGGTTTTACGGACCGCATTCACCCCCGAGGAGTATGCTCCATCTCGGAAGAATGAGCCGAGGCGTGACAGCCCGTCGCGTTCCCCGCCCCCTTCGCAGAAAGGAAGACGTGACCGAATGATCCCGCTGGCGAGCCGACCTCTCCACACGCCTGCCCCCCAGAGCGCTTCGGTCCCGTCCTCTCCGACGCGTGCGGCCTCTCCGCGACCGCCGCTGCGTCCGAGCACCGACTGGACCACCGACCTCGATGACTTTCACGAGCGTCCTGTCGTGGGCCTGGCCGTTGGGGCCGATCCGATGAAGGGCGCGGCCTACGCCGGTGCGCTCTACATGTGTGGCCTGCGGGTGAAGCTGCTCGACTTCAGCCGCTTCGCGAGCGTGCCGGGCCTGCTCCCGTCTCCCGTGATGGCCGCGCTGTCTGCGCTCAAAGGGCTTCACGGCATCATCTTCACGGGAGGCGGCGACATCGACCCGGAGATGCAGGGGCTGCCCACGGGCGACCCCACCGTCACCGGTGTGCTCCCCGGACGAGATCGGTTCGAGACCGAGATCTGCCGTCGCGCCATCGATGACGGTACCCCGGTGCTGGGCATCTGCCGCGGCATGCAGCTCATCAACTTCACCCAGGGCGGGACGTTGTTCCAGGACATCGACCGCGACGTGGCCCCGTTCAACACAGCCAAGGGCCATCGTCAGATCGACCGCGGGGTAGCCAAGTCAGAGGTGGGCCACGACATCGACATCGTGCCCG includes:
- a CDS encoding gamma-glutamyl-gamma-aminobutyrate hydrolase family protein, with translation MIPLASRPLHTPAPQSASVPSSPTRAASPRPPLRPSTDWTTDLDDFHERPVVGLAVGADPMKGAAYAGALYMCGLRVKLLDFSRFASVPGLLPSPVMAALSALKGLHGIIFTGGGDIDPEMQGLPTGDPTVTGVLPGRDRFETEICRRAIDDGTPVLGICRGMQLINFTQGGTLFQDIDRDVAPFNTAKGHRQIDRGVAKSEVGHDIDIVPGSRVESMFGTTRLGVNSDHHQAVNEVGRDLCVTARGDDGIVEAIESTDPDRFVVGVQFHPELMYARDAAFLAPFVAFAEAVRAHADGQPA